A segment of the Acidimicrobiales bacterium genome:
CGCGAACCAGAAAGGGGCTCTTGGCCCTCACGGCCGTGGTGGCCGGCACCGGGGCGCTGCTCCTGCTGGCCGGCCCGGCGCACGCCCAGGAGGCCGACGTCACGATCGACGACGTCAACGCCGGGGTGCTGTCGCTCGGCGTCGCCACGAACCTGCTGTGGGTCGTGATCGGCGCCGTCCTCGTGATCTTCATGCAGGCCGGCTTCGCCCTGGTCGAGACCGGCTTCTGCCGGGCCAAGCACGCCGCCCACGTGGTGAGCACCAACTTCGCCGTCTTCGGCCTGGGCATGATCGGGTTCTTCTTCGTGGGCTTCCCGCTCGCGTTCGGCGGCTTCAGCTACTCGGCCTTCGGGCTCGACGCCCCGATCGGCAGTGCCCTCGTCGGCTCGGGCAACTGGGTGTTCCTGTGGAAGGGCGGCTGGGCGCTGAGCGGCGGCGGCATCACGCCGGCACTGCTGGGCTTCTTCCTCTACATGGTCGCCTTCATGGACACCACGGCCACCATCCCCACCGGGTCGATGGCCGAGCGGTGGAAGTGGAAGAGCTTCGTGATCTGGGGCCTCTTCTGCGGCGCCGTCTACTACCCGCTGTTCGCGGCCTGGACCTGGGGCGGCGGCTGGCTGGCCAAGACCTGGGACACCATGGGGCTCGGGGCCGGCTACGTCGACTTCGCGGGCTCGGGCGTCGTGCACGCCGTGGGTGGCGCGGCGGCGCTGGCCGGCGCCATCGTGCTCGGCGCCCGGATCGGCAAGTTCGGCAAGGACGGCAAGCCGCGGGCCCTGCCCGGCCACCACATCCCGATGGCCATGCTGGGCACGTTCATCCTGCTGTTCGGGTGGTTCGGCTTCAACGCCGCCTCCACCTTCGCCGCCACCGACATCCAGTTCGCCGTCGTGGCCACCAACACCGCGATCGCCGCCGGCTTCGGGGCGACGGTCGCCATGCTCTGGATCATGATGCGGACGGGGAAGCCCGACCCCGGCATGATGGCCAACGGCATGCTGGCCGGCCTGGTGGCCATCACCGCCCCGTGCGCCTTCGTGGCGCCCTGGGCGGCGGCGGTCATCGGCACCATCGCCGGCGTGCTGGTGATCGAGTCCATCTTCATCGTCGAGCGGAAGTTCAAGATCGACGACCCGGTGGGCGCCATCTCGGTGCACGGGGTGAACGGCCTCTTCGGCGTGCTGGCCGTCGGCATCTTCGCCAACGGCAGCTACGGCGCCGCCTGGAACGGCTCCGACGTGGCCGGCGTGGAGGGCATCATCAAGGGCGAGTGGGGCCAGCTCGGCGCCCAGGCCCTCGGCGCCCTGGTGATCTGCACGGTCATCTTCGGCGTGTCGTTCGCCTTCTTCAAGATCCAGAACGCGCTCACCAAGGGCGGCATCCGCTCGTCGGAGGAGGACGAGCAGGCCGGCCTCGACCTGCCCGAGATGGGCGTGCAGGCGTACCCCGAGTTCGCCGGCGCCCTGGGCAGCTACGGGGGGTCGAGCCCGGACAGATGAGCCAGGGGGCCGCGGCCCCGATCGCACCCACGGGGCGCCACCCTCGGGTGGCGCCCCGTGGCGCGTGCCGTGCGAACACGTGGCAGGGGGCGATCGGGCCCTCGGTGTGGGCCGTCCGGAAGTGGCCGCCTCGGGGCTGGCCTCGGTCGACGAGACGACGGCGCTGGCGCCCCGCATGCCCTGTGACCGACCCGGGACGCGCACGTCGAACGGCCCTGAGGATGGCGGCGGCGTCTTTGCCCGCAGCCTGGCGGGCAGAGGTCGGTTCTGGTCGCCGGGGGCGGACTGTCTCTCAGGAGCCTCTCAACTCCCGCTCGTCGGATCATCACGAGTGCTCCCTAACGTCGGGTTCATGGTTGGGTCGGCTCTGCGTGTGACCGCGGCCGCCGGAGCGCTGGTGTTGCTGGCCTCGTGCTCCGGTGTCGGGGGGCGGGACCGGGTGGGCCCTCCCGAGCGATCCGGATCATCGACGGTCGTGGCGGAGCCTGGCGGTGGGGTGTTGACCGTGGGGACTGTGAGGTTCGAGGAGGTGGCGCGGCTGTCGACGTCGCCGTTGGCGACGTCGGTGCTCGACGTGAACGGTGACGACCGGCTGGATCTGGTGTCGGCTTCCAGGGATCGGTTCCACGTGGCGGTGGCGGTGGCGGAGGGGCCGGGGTTCGCCGAGCCGGCGTCGGTGGCCATGCCGGCCGGGGAATCGGTCAACGGGTGGGGCCTGCACGACCTCGACGGTGATGGGGACCTGGACCTGATCCCGGCGACGCGTCCGGCGGACCGACCGCAGCTCGCTCTCCTGAACGCCGGTGACGGCAGCTTCGAGGAGCGTCGATTGGGCTATGTCCCGGACCTGATCCAACGGTCGGTGCTGGTGACGGACCTGGACGGTGACGGCGCCCAGGAGGCGTTCGTGTCCGGCAGCTCGTTCCGGGACTCCCACGGCTGGAACGAGCTCCACGTCGGGCTGCCCGGCGGCGGGTTCGCGGCGGAGAACGTGATCGACGAGGTGATGCCGGCGCCGTTCTGGCACGAGCGGGTGAGCGATCCCGGCTCGCCGTGCGACGGGGAGGAGTGGGCGAACACCTGGTTCAAGGGCGTCGTGGTGCGGGACTTCGACGCCGACGGCCGACCCGACCTGCTGCTGTCCGCGTATGCCGATGCCGGGTTCCCCGATGTGCGCTGTCCCCGCTTCCAGCAGGAGTTCGTGTCGCTGCGCAGCTACCGGGGGGTGTTCCTGCTCCGCAACGTCTCCACCCCGGGCAACCTGCGGTTCGAAGACGTCAGCGCCACCGCCTTCGACCGGCCGGGGAACGGCAACTCGCTCGAGGACGACCACGTGTACGCGACGGTCCCGGCGGACGTCGACGGCGACGGCGATCTGGACCTGTTCTCCGGCGGGGTCGTGTACCAGACGCCGCCCCGCGCTCGGGACACGAACCTGGTCACGGTGTGGCGGAACGACTCGACACCGGGTCGGCTGCGCTTCGTCGACGTCACCGGGTCGAGCGGACGGCCGGCGGAGATCAACGCCCAGCCCCCCGCCGACAAGGGGGCGCGGCGGCTCGCCGACGGCGTCGCCGCTGACCTCGACCTCGACGGTGACGTCGACCTGGCGTTCGTCAACCGCGACGACGGCGGGGAGGCCGACAGCGTCCAGAGCATCGTCGTGTTCCGCAACGACGGCGGCATGGCCTTCACCGAGCTGGGCCCCGAGACCGGCCTCGACGAGTACGCCAACGCCGTCAACTCCGCCGACCTCGACGGCGACGGCCGGGTCGACCTGATCGTCGATGACGTGTTCTTCACCCGGAGCACCTTCGTGTTCACGAACACCACCGACACCGACGGCCACTGGGTGGCCGTCGACACCCGCGACGCCGACGGCACGTGGCCCATCGGCGCGGTGGTCACGGTGTTCGAACCCGACGGCGACCCGATCGCCGTCGACGAGGTCCGCACCGACTACTCCTACCGGGCCAAGCGCACGCCCCTGCTGCACTTCGGCCTCGGTGCGGTGGACACCGTCGACGTCCGGATTGCGCTCCCCTTCGGTGGCGGCACCACCTGGCACCGCGACGTCCCGGCCGATCGGATCGTGCGGCTCTCCCCGTGACCACCCGATCAGCCCTGGCCGTCGCGCTGGCAGCCACGATCGCCGCCGCGTGCTCTCCGGGGAACGCCACCAGCCCGTCCCCGACCATCGCGGGCACGACCACCACGACCCAGCCCACCACGACCGGCATCGTCGCCTCGTCCTCGACGGCGGGGGCGCAGACCGAGTGCGGTGGGCCGCTCGCTGGGCCCGACACGCAGCGGTACCGCGGCGACGTGAGCGACGCGGCCCCCGACCAGGTCAGCCTCGACGTCTACCGGCGGCCCGGGGCGACGGGCTGCCCGGTGATCGTCTGGGTGCACGGAGGTGGCTGGCGCGCCGGCGACAAGGCCGGGAAGGCGATCGACACCAAGGTCGCCCTCGCCGGGGAGCTCGGCGCCGTGCTGGTGTCGGTGGACTACCGGCTGGTCACGCCGGGCGGCGACGTGCGATGGCCGGTGATGGGCCAGGACGTGGCCGTGGCCGTGGCGTGGGTGATCGACCACGCCCCGGAACTGGGGGTCGACGCGGAGCGGGTGGCTCTCATGGGTCACTCGGCGGGCGCGCACCTGGTGTCGATCGTGGTCACGGACCCCGAGCTGCTCGAGAGCGCCGGGGTGTCACGGGACGACGTGCGCTGCGTGGTGTCGCTGGACAGCGCGGCCTACCTGATCACCCCGGCCGAGGCCCGCACCTCGCCGCTCTTCGGCGCCGCCTTCGGCGACGACCCCGCCACCCTGGCCGGCGCCTCACCCATCGTGCAGGCCCGCGACCACCCGGCGGGGATCCCCGACGTCCTCGTCGTGACCCGAGGCTCACCAGCCCGCGTGGCTGAGGCCGCCGAGTTCGCCGCCGCCGTGACGGCCGGTGGTGCCGCAGGGCGGGTCATCGACGCCGGCAGCTACACCCACGAGCAGGTGAACACGCAGCTGGGTGTGCCGTCGGAGCGGGTGGTCACACCACCGACCCGCGACTTCCTGCGGTCGTGCTTCGAGTGAACCGCCATCGGTCCGGTGGAGCCGGTGGGGTGCCGGGTTCCGCGCCATGCTCCCGCCGACCGAGTCGCCCGGCTCTCCCTATGGCCACCCGATGAGCCCACGCCGCAGCCATGGCGGCCGTCATGGCCGCCGCCTGTTCCCCGGGGAACCCCACCGGCCCGTGCCCGACGGCTGCTCCCACCACCGCTGCTCCCACCACCGCCGCTCCCACCACCGGGCGTGTGAGCGGGACCTTCGCCCCTTGCGCAACGGAGCCAGGCTGTTAAGAATGCCTAACACCATGCGTAAACGTCCTTCTCCCACGTCCGCCGACCGACCGACGCGCCAGGGGGTGGTACCGCTCTCCGAGCTCGCCGTGGGCGACCGCGCCGTGGTGCGGTCGGTCGGAGCCGGCCCCGCCGGACTCGGCAAGCGCCTCGAGGACCTCGGCTTCCTGGCCGGTACGGAGGTCCGGGTGGAGCGTCGGGCACCTCTCGGCGACCCGGTGGTGTACGAGCTGCGCGGCGTGCGGTTGGCCGTCCGCCGTGCCGACGTTGCCCTGGTGCAGGTGGAGGTACTCGCGTGACGCACGAGCAGCACCACGGTGGCGGAGGCGCCCCCCACCTCACCGCCGACCTCGAGATCGCCCTCGTCGGCAGCCCCAACGCCGGCAAGACCACCCTGTTCAACAGCCTCACCGGCCTGCGCTTCAAGACGGCCAACTACCCGGGCGTCACCGTCAGCCGGGGTGAGGGGTTCATCCACGTCGACGGCCGCGAGATCGTGCTGGTGGACCTCCCCGGCACGTTCGGCCTCTCCGCCATCAGCCCTGACGAGCAGGTGGTGGTC
Coding sequences within it:
- a CDS encoding ferrous iron transport protein A translates to MVPLSELAVGDRAVVRSVGAGPAGLGKRLEDLGFLAGTEVRVERRAPLGDPVVYELRGVRLAVRRADVALVQVEVLA
- a CDS encoding CRTAC1 family protein, with the protein product MRFEEVARLSTSPLATSVLDVNGDDRLDLVSASRDRFHVAVAVAEGPGFAEPASVAMPAGESVNGWGLHDLDGDGDLDLIPATRPADRPQLALLNAGDGSFEERRLGYVPDLIQRSVLVTDLDGDGAQEAFVSGSSFRDSHGWNELHVGLPGGGFAAENVIDEVMPAPFWHERVSDPGSPCDGEEWANTWFKGVVVRDFDADGRPDLLLSAYADAGFPDVRCPRFQQEFVSLRSYRGVFLLRNVSTPGNLRFEDVSATAFDRPGNGNSLEDDHVYATVPADVDGDGDLDLFSGGVVYQTPPRARDTNLVTVWRNDSTPGRLRFVDVTGSSGRPAEINAQPPADKGARRLADGVAADLDLDGDVDLAFVNRDDGGEADSVQSIVVFRNDGGMAFTELGPETGLDEYANAVNSADLDGDGRVDLIVDDVFFTRSTFVFTNTTDTDGHWVAVDTRDADGTWPIGAVVTVFEPDGDPIAVDEVRTDYSYRAKRTPLLHFGLGAVDTVDVRIALPFGGGTTWHRDVPADRIVRLSP
- a CDS encoding alpha/beta hydrolase translates to MTTRSALAVALAATIAAACSPGNATSPSPTIAGTTTTTQPTTTGIVASSSTAGAQTECGGPLAGPDTQRYRGDVSDAAPDQVSLDVYRRPGATGCPVIVWVHGGGWRAGDKAGKAIDTKVALAGELGAVLVSVDYRLVTPGGDVRWPVMGQDVAVAVAWVIDHAPELGVDAERVALMGHSAGAHLVSIVVTDPELLESAGVSRDDVRCVVSLDSAAYLITPAEARTSPLFGAAFGDDPATLAGASPIVQARDHPAGIPDVLVVTRGSPARVAEAAEFAAAVTAGGAAGRVIDAGSYTHEQVNTQLGVPSERVVTPPTRDFLRSCFE
- a CDS encoding ammonium transporter, translated to MSRTRKGLLALTAVVAGTGALLLLAGPAHAQEADVTIDDVNAGVLSLGVATNLLWVVIGAVLVIFMQAGFALVETGFCRAKHAAHVVSTNFAVFGLGMIGFFFVGFPLAFGGFSYSAFGLDAPIGSALVGSGNWVFLWKGGWALSGGGITPALLGFFLYMVAFMDTTATIPTGSMAERWKWKSFVIWGLFCGAVYYPLFAAWTWGGGWLAKTWDTMGLGAGYVDFAGSGVVHAVGGAAALAGAIVLGARIGKFGKDGKPRALPGHHIPMAMLGTFILLFGWFGFNAASTFAATDIQFAVVATNTAIAAGFGATVAMLWIMMRTGKPDPGMMANGMLAGLVAITAPCAFVAPWAAAVIGTIAGVLVIESIFIVERKFKIDDPVGAISVHGVNGLFGVLAVGIFANGSYGAAWNGSDVAGVEGIIKGEWGQLGAQALGALVICTVIFGVSFAFFKIQNALTKGGIRSSEEDEQAGLDLPEMGVQAYPEFAGALGSYGGSSPDR